A window of the Amycolatopsis solani genome harbors these coding sequences:
- a CDS encoding SagB/ThcOx family dehydrogenase, producing the protein MPADRPEGIPDTVRLWSLTEDTLLEAGDDDTIVAITWWGEYELAGIPGPVRESLGRMVLGPVSMGNLASSAAGGAEAWAGALRKALNRLSGSVVHSLALNDGRGPLLSAIPVTQFPVFSTDPVPPGRLIKLSRFSAMRPDSGGLLLESPRARYRVALLRPPAVTVASSLARPVTVAQVAETTGLAEAVVADIAAFLVAAGVVLAADDWAEFAEDGDDDLAPWSPDDLMFHARSRTWQKGGPSEPGPRRTGAEPPVVKQISAGPTFPLHRPDPAVLKATDPTLSTLLEEDHVCPEVTERALSAEQIGEFLFRAARVRSIGPTYLPGGPGHEASQRPYFSVACLYELEIYVAVNRCAGLGRGIYHYDPLWHTLTLINDDAVALDGMLDLAMIGAGSHRRPSVLLTMTARMSRIAWVLGSAAYATTLLHVGALQQVLYLTAKAMGLAAHAVPVDAGDRVDRSLKLEWPAEVSVGECVLDFPGVG; encoded by the coding sequence TTGCCTGCAGACCGCCCGGAGGGGATCCCGGACACCGTCCGGCTCTGGTCCCTCACCGAAGACACCCTGCTGGAGGCGGGGGACGACGACACGATCGTCGCGATCACCTGGTGGGGTGAGTACGAACTGGCGGGCATTCCCGGCCCGGTCCGCGAGTCACTGGGCCGGATGGTGCTCGGCCCGGTCTCGATGGGCAACCTCGCCTCGTCGGCGGCCGGTGGCGCCGAAGCCTGGGCGGGCGCGCTGCGCAAGGCCCTCAACCGGCTGTCGGGCTCGGTCGTGCACTCGCTGGCGCTCAACGACGGCCGCGGGCCGCTGCTGTCGGCGATCCCGGTGACGCAGTTCCCGGTCTTCTCGACCGATCCGGTGCCGCCCGGCAGGCTCATCAAGCTTTCGCGGTTCTCGGCGATGCGGCCGGACAGCGGCGGGCTGCTGCTCGAGTCGCCCCGCGCCCGCTACCGGGTCGCGCTGCTGCGCCCGCCGGCCGTGACGGTGGCGTCGTCGCTGGCCCGGCCGGTCACCGTCGCCCAGGTCGCCGAGACCACCGGGCTGGCCGAAGCGGTGGTGGCCGACATCGCGGCGTTCCTGGTGGCGGCCGGCGTGGTGCTGGCGGCCGACGACTGGGCGGAGTTCGCCGAAGACGGCGACGACGACCTCGCCCCCTGGTCACCCGACGACCTGATGTTCCACGCGCGCAGCCGGACGTGGCAGAAGGGCGGGCCGTCGGAACCGGGGCCACGCCGGACCGGCGCCGAGCCGCCGGTGGTCAAGCAGATCAGCGCGGGCCCGACCTTCCCGTTGCACCGCCCGGACCCGGCGGTGCTCAAGGCGACCGACCCGACGCTGAGCACGTTGCTCGAAGAAGACCACGTGTGCCCCGAGGTCACCGAACGCGCGTTGTCGGCCGAGCAGATCGGGGAGTTCCTCTTCCGCGCCGCGCGGGTCCGGTCGATCGGGCCGACCTACCTGCCCGGCGGGCCCGGCCACGAGGCGTCCCAGCGGCCGTACTTCAGCGTCGCCTGCCTGTACGAGCTCGAAATCTACGTCGCCGTCAACCGGTGCGCGGGGCTCGGCCGCGGGATCTACCACTACGACCCGCTGTGGCACACGCTGACGCTCATCAACGACGACGCGGTGGCCCTGGACGGCATGCTGGACCTGGCCATGATCGGCGCCGGCAGCCACCGCCGGCCGTCGGTGCTGCTGACGATGACCGCGCGGATGTCGCGGATCGCGTGGGTGCTCGGCAGCGCCGCGTACGCGACGACGCTGCTGCACGTCGGCGCGCTCCAGCAGGTCCTGTACCTCACGGCGAAGGCGATGGGGCTCGCCGCGCACGCCGTGCCGGTCGACGCCGGCGACCGCGTCGACCGGTCGCTGAAGCTGGAGTGGCCCGCCGAAGTGAGCGTCGGCGAGTGCGTCCTCGACTTCCCCGGGGTCGGTTGA
- a CDS encoding sensor histidine kinase yields MVYPVRVRGLRFRRRAAPLADERRDSRALVLGAQAAAAAGVALLAVLPVLTGAEAWFLRPVALACAAGLVAGHLRWFARGRARRPWLALTVQATLGFGPLLWLGEPWSTASGFFAGGLLLVSPPARAVPWALLACVVAGIVSAVPGWPAGLFDAGVGGAVSAGVAALSLFGLGTAARVVAGRAREVCELKRRTIAEERMRFSRDLHDLLGLSLSAITLKGELVDRLVPGKPELAKAELAELLVMSRRALADVRTIAAGYRELSLDDECRAAADVLSAAGTRVTVARSGIGELPPPVATTLGTVLREGVTNVVRHSTASWCAFSVSTEDGTAWLEIVNDGANGAGSGEGSGAGLRNLGDRVEAMNGTLTTEVGPDGTHRLLVAIPVGSLRQERPRAS; encoded by the coding sequence GTGGTTTATCCGGTGCGGGTGCGCGGGCTGCGCTTTCGGAGGCGGGCCGCGCCGCTCGCGGACGAGCGGCGGGACTCCCGCGCGCTCGTGCTCGGCGCGCAGGCCGCGGCCGCCGCCGGCGTGGCGTTGCTCGCTGTCCTGCCCGTGCTCACCGGTGCCGAAGCGTGGTTCCTGCGGCCGGTCGCGCTGGCGTGTGCGGCGGGGCTGGTGGCCGGGCACCTGCGCTGGTTCGCCCGCGGCCGCGCCCGGCGCCCGTGGCTGGCCCTGACCGTGCAGGCCACGCTGGGGTTCGGGCCGTTGCTGTGGCTGGGCGAGCCGTGGAGCACCGCGAGCGGGTTCTTCGCCGGCGGCCTGCTGCTGGTGTCCCCGCCGGCCAGAGCGGTTCCCTGGGCGCTGCTCGCGTGCGTCGTCGCGGGGATCGTTTCGGCGGTGCCAGGCTGGCCTGCAGGCCTGTTCGACGCGGGAGTCGGGGGTGCGGTGTCGGCCGGCGTGGCGGCGCTGTCGCTGTTCGGGCTCGGGACGGCCGCGCGGGTGGTCGCCGGCCGGGCGCGGGAGGTCTGCGAGCTGAAGCGCCGGACCATCGCCGAGGAACGCATGCGCTTCTCCCGAGACCTCCACGACCTGCTGGGATTGAGCCTTTCGGCCATCACCCTCAAGGGTGAACTCGTGGATCGCCTCGTGCCCGGGAAGCCGGAGCTGGCCAAGGCGGAACTGGCCGAACTGCTCGTGATGTCCCGGCGCGCGCTGGCCGACGTCCGCACGATCGCGGCGGGCTACCGCGAGCTGTCGCTGGACGACGAGTGCCGCGCGGCGGCGGACGTCCTGAGCGCGGCGGGCACCCGCGTGACGGTCGCCCGGTCCGGCATCGGCGAGCTGCCCCCGCCGGTGGCCACGACGCTGGGGACGGTGCTGCGCGAAGGGGTGACGAACGTGGTGCGCCACAGCACCGCGAGCTGGTGCGCGTTCTCGGTGAGCACCGAGGACGGCACGGCCTGGCTGGAGATCGTCAACGACGGCGCGAACGGCGCGGGCAGCGGCGAGGGCTCGGGCGCGGGCCTGCGCAACCTGGGCGACCGCGTCGAGGCGATGAACGGCACGCTGACCACGGAGGTGGGCCCGGACGGCACCCACCGCCTGCTGGTGGCCATCCCGGTCGGCTCGCTACGGCAGGAACGCCCCCGCGCAAGCTAA
- a CDS encoding response regulator transcription factor, translating into MIKVLLAEDMHMVRGALVALLNLESDIEVVAEVSTGDQILPAAKSAQPDVAIIDIDLPGKDGLSAAIEIHESLPDVHTLILTSLGRPGTVRRALDAKVNGFLLKDSPSDKLANAVRSVAIGRRVIDSELALAAWETDDCPLTPREIEILSLAARGRTVADIASELFLSAGTVRNYLAAVVTKLNARNRVHAIRIATEAEWL; encoded by the coding sequence GTGATCAAGGTGTTGCTGGCCGAGGACATGCACATGGTCCGCGGCGCGCTCGTCGCCTTGCTGAACCTCGAATCCGACATCGAGGTCGTCGCCGAGGTGTCCACGGGGGATCAGATCCTGCCCGCCGCGAAGTCGGCCCAGCCCGACGTCGCGATCATCGACATCGACCTGCCGGGCAAGGACGGCCTGTCCGCCGCGATCGAAATCCACGAGAGCCTGCCGGACGTCCACACGCTGATCCTGACCAGCCTCGGCCGGCCGGGCACGGTGCGCCGGGCGCTGGACGCCAAGGTGAACGGCTTCCTGCTCAAGGACTCGCCGTCGGACAAGCTGGCGAACGCGGTCCGGTCGGTCGCGATCGGACGCCGGGTCATCGACAGCGAACTGGCGCTCGCCGCCTGGGAAACCGACGACTGCCCGCTGACCCCGCGCGAGATCGAGATCCTCTCGCTGGCGGCACGCGGGCGCACGGTCGCCGACATCGCGTCCGAGCTGTTCCTGTCCGCCGGAACGGTCCGCAACTACCTGGCCGCCGTGGTGACGAAGCTGAACGCCCGCAACCGGGTCCACGCCATCCGCATCGCCACCGAAGCCGAGTGGCTCTGA
- a CDS encoding helix-turn-helix domain-containing protein, whose product MDEIVRQAVARAIVTMRDNLGERLTIDDLARAAMFSKFHFTRVFLRVTGLSPGRFLSALRLAEAKRLLATTVISVADISHQVGYNSVGTFSARFSGSVGVSPSGYRQLHGMAPRIADRQAEPGSGATVRGQLRLSSPADVGPVFIGLFSARIAEGTPARHVVVPGPGPYALADVPLGSWYVLTHAFGTCALDGNQALRPFTGLTGPVHIQRGVTASLADVRLRPRHGFDPPVLLALPDLRQAAVSRSLAS is encoded by the coding sequence ATGGATGAGATCGTCCGGCAAGCCGTGGCACGAGCCATCGTGACCATGCGAGACAACCTGGGCGAGCGGCTCACGATCGACGACCTCGCCCGCGCGGCCATGTTCAGCAAGTTCCACTTCACCCGCGTGTTCCTGCGGGTCACCGGGCTCTCGCCCGGCCGGTTCCTCTCGGCCCTGCGGCTGGCGGAGGCGAAACGCCTGCTCGCGACCACCGTCATCTCGGTGGCCGACATCAGCCACCAGGTCGGGTACAACAGCGTCGGCACCTTCAGCGCGCGGTTCAGCGGCAGCGTCGGCGTCTCGCCGTCCGGTTACCGCCAGCTGCACGGCATGGCGCCGCGGATCGCCGACCGGCAGGCCGAGCCGGGTTCGGGCGCCACCGTGCGCGGGCAGCTGCGCCTCTCCTCGCCGGCCGACGTCGGGCCGGTGTTCATCGGGCTCTTCAGCGCCCGCATCGCCGAGGGCACCCCCGCCCGGCACGTGGTCGTGCCCGGTCCCGGGCCATACGCGCTGGCAGACGTGCCGCTCGGGTCATGGTACGTGCTGACGCACGCGTTCGGGACCTGCGCGCTGGACGGCAACCAGGCGTTGCGGCCGTTCACCGGCCTCACCGGGCCGGTGCACATCCAGCGCGGCGTCACGGCGAGCCTGGCCGACGTGCGGCTGCGCCCGCGCCACGGCTTCGACCCGCCGGTCCTGCTGGCCCTGCCCGACCTGCGCCAGGCCGCCGTTTCGCGGTCGCTGGCGAGCTGA